A window of the Bdellovibrio sp. ZAP7 genome harbors these coding sequences:
- a CDS encoding NAD-dependent malic enzyme, which produces MDTDNSQKRPVYIPYSGTFLLDISLLNKGSAFSEEERSNLNLHGLLPEHIETIEEQAGRAYSQFSLIKNNLDRHVFLRHLQDTNETLFYYLVVRHITEMLPVIYTPVVGEACEHFSEIYRAHRGLFISYSHRDRIDEMLRNVTKQKVKVIVVTDGERILGLGDQGIGGMGIPIGKLSLYTACGGISPAYTLPVVLDVGTNNQTLINDPLYMGWKHPRISGDEYYQFVDEFIEAVKRRWPDVLLQFEDFAQKNASPLLKRYRDEICCFNDDIQGTASVVVGSLIAASRAAGGQLRDQKVVFLGAGSAGCGIAEQIVARMKQEGLSEQEARARVFMVDRYGLLTDKMPNLLEFQAPLVQPTDSLQSWGLSEGEISLLETVRHAKPTVLIGASAQPGLFTEEIIRLMHSHCARPIVMPLSNPTSRVEALPEDIIRWTEGSALVATGSPFAPVAFNDKIYPIAQCNNSYIFPGVGLGVIASAARRVTDSMMMAASEALADCSPMAISGEGVLLPELKDISSVSVEIAFRVGKAAQVDGVAAKMTDDELLAAIQHNFWKPEYRTYRHRAAT; this is translated from the coding sequence ATGGACACAGACAATTCCCAGAAACGACCGGTTTATATTCCTTATTCAGGAACTTTTCTTTTGGACATTTCTTTACTGAATAAAGGAAGCGCATTTTCTGAAGAAGAAAGAAGCAACCTCAATCTCCATGGACTTTTACCAGAACACATCGAAACTATTGAAGAGCAAGCGGGTCGTGCTTACAGTCAATTTTCGCTGATCAAAAACAATCTTGATCGCCACGTCTTTCTACGTCACTTGCAAGATACTAATGAAACTCTGTTCTATTACTTGGTTGTTAGGCACATCACTGAAATGTTGCCCGTGATTTATACTCCCGTGGTGGGGGAAGCCTGCGAACACTTTTCTGAAATCTATCGTGCCCACCGTGGTTTATTTATTTCTTACTCCCACCGGGATCGTATTGATGAAATGCTTCGCAACGTAACGAAGCAAAAAGTAAAAGTGATCGTGGTGACGGATGGTGAACGAATTTTAGGTCTAGGCGATCAAGGCATCGGCGGTATGGGAATTCCAATTGGCAAGTTATCTCTGTATACGGCGTGCGGAGGTATCAGTCCTGCGTACACTTTGCCTGTCGTTTTGGATGTGGGTACGAACAATCAAACATTAATTAACGATCCACTTTATATGGGTTGGAAGCATCCACGTATTTCTGGGGATGAATATTATCAGTTTGTGGATGAGTTCATTGAAGCCGTCAAACGTCGTTGGCCTGATGTGCTTTTGCAGTTCGAAGACTTCGCACAAAAAAATGCTTCACCTCTGTTGAAACGTTATCGCGATGAGATCTGCTGCTTTAATGACGACATTCAAGGCACAGCCTCGGTTGTTGTCGGCAGTTTGATTGCAGCCAGTCGTGCAGCCGGTGGCCAGCTCCGCGATCAAAAAGTAGTGTTCCTGGGGGCTGGTTCTGCGGGTTGCGGAATTGCCGAACAAATCGTGGCACGCATGAAGCAAGAAGGACTTTCTGAACAAGAAGCCCGTGCTCGTGTCTTCATGGTAGACCGCTATGGTCTTTTAACAGACAAGATGCCAAACCTTTTGGAGTTCCAAGCTCCGTTGGTGCAACCAACAGATTCTCTTCAGTCCTGGGGACTGTCAGAGGGCGAGATTTCTTTGTTGGAAACTGTTCGTCACGCAAAACCGACAGTATTGATCGGCGCCTCGGCTCAGCCTGGATTATTCACTGAAGAAATCATTCGTCTGATGCACAGTCATTGTGCTCGTCCGATCGTGATGCCTTTGTCGAATCCGACATCTCGTGTGGAGGCTTTGCCAGAAGATATCATCCGTTGGACCGAAGGCTCGGCATTGGTTGCGACCGGCAGTCCTTTTGCGCCTGTGGCTTTCAACGATAAAATCTATCCCATTGCTCAATGTAACAACTCTTATATTTTCCCAGGCGTAGGCTTGGGAGTGATCGCATCAGCAGCCCGTCGTGTGACGGATTCGATGATGATGGCGGCCAGCGAGGCTTTGGCAGATTGCTCTCCGATGGCTATTTCTGGAGAGGGTGTTTTATTGCCTGAACTAAAAGACATTTCCTCTGTTTCAGTCGAGATCGCATTCAGAGTGGGTAAGGCTGCCCAGGTCGATGGAGTGGCCGCTAAAATGACGGATGACGAGCTCTTAGCAGCCATCCAGCATAACTTCTGGAAACCGGAATACCGCACGTATCGCCACAGAGCCGCGACTTAA
- a CDS encoding PLP-dependent aspartate aminotransferase family protein, with translation MTKKSARKKLSPRTQAIHGEALSKSWEFSHHLIPPMTASTTFRLGSLTRGAEGFSTFAGPQNSDQPIWIYDRLEEPTTKMLEDQLAILEKGDCAVTFGSGMGAISATLMTLMKTGQKVVSHKTLYGCTYSLITNWLPRFGIEHSLIDVNNFKTLEQELKDPKTRVVYFESVSNPILEVADLEKIAELVKAANKKRKPDNRIYTVVDNTFATPWSLRPIEWGIDFVIQSLTKNISGFGTEMGGAVICPKAFDGQLRVARKDFGAIIHPYSAWHILVYGISTQAIRFEQQQATALKVAQFLEKHPKIESVTYPGLKSHPQSKLARKYLVSPENNFAPGTMISFKLKGDMKRCQKFVDDVAQNSYAITLAVSLGLTKTLIEVPGFMTHSAIPENKRGESKIDPRAIRLSIGLESVKDIIGDLEDSLKQV, from the coding sequence GTGACTAAAAAGTCCGCTCGTAAAAAGTTATCGCCACGCACACAAGCCATTCACGGTGAAGCACTTTCAAAATCCTGGGAGTTTTCTCATCACTTGATTCCGCCGATGACGGCATCTACAACATTCCGACTGGGTTCTTTAACCCGTGGTGCCGAGGGCTTTAGCACATTTGCAGGACCGCAAAACTCTGATCAGCCGATCTGGATTTATGATCGCTTGGAAGAGCCGACAACAAAGATGCTTGAAGACCAGCTGGCTATTTTGGAAAAAGGCGATTGTGCCGTGACGTTTGGTAGCGGCATGGGTGCAATCTCTGCGACCTTGATGACGTTGATGAAAACCGGTCAGAAAGTGGTTTCGCATAAAACTCTTTATGGTTGCACGTACAGCTTGATCACAAACTGGTTGCCACGTTTTGGTATCGAACATTCCTTGATTGATGTGAATAATTTTAAAACTCTGGAACAAGAACTGAAAGATCCAAAAACACGCGTGGTGTATTTTGAATCTGTTTCTAATCCTATTCTGGAAGTCGCTGATCTGGAGAAAATTGCGGAGCTGGTAAAAGCGGCCAATAAAAAACGAAAACCCGATAATCGCATTTATACTGTGGTGGATAATACTTTCGCAACGCCTTGGTCTTTGCGTCCTATCGAGTGGGGCATTGATTTCGTTATTCAAAGTTTGACTAAAAATATCTCGGGTTTTGGGACAGAGATGGGTGGGGCTGTGATCTGTCCAAAAGCTTTCGATGGCCAGCTGCGTGTGGCTCGTAAAGACTTTGGTGCGATCATTCATCCGTACTCCGCTTGGCACATCCTGGTTTATGGGATCTCGACGCAAGCCATTCGCTTTGAACAACAACAGGCGACAGCTTTGAAGGTGGCTCAGTTCCTGGAAAAACACCCAAAAATCGAGAGCGTCACTTATCCTGGATTGAAATCTCATCCGCAAAGCAAACTGGCGCGTAAGTATCTGGTTTCTCCCGAAAATAACTTTGCTCCGGGCACGATGATCTCCTTTAAACTTAAAGGCGACATGAAACGCTGTCAGAAATTTGTCGATGATGTCGCGCAAAATTCTTATGCGATCACTTTGGCGGTTTCCTTGGGTCTTACAAAAACTTTGATCGAAGTTCCAGGGTTCATGACTCATTCAGCGATCCCGGAAAACAAACGTGGCGAAAGTAAAATTGACCCGCGTGCGATTCGTCTCAGTATCGGTCTGGAAAGTGTGAAGGATATTATTGGGGATCTTGAAGACTCGTTGAAACAAGTCTAA
- a CDS encoding alkyl/aryl-sulfatase → MKNFLSSTALSATVFAFTASVASAADLPEGKATETTRRINQSYSKMLDFSNKEDFEFAQKGFIATLDNPVIKNAEGKTVYNLNAFNFVKDTEAPDTANPSLWRQSQLTRINGLFKVTDKIYQIRGFDVSNMTLIEGKTGWIVIDPLISSETAAAGLKLANEKLGQRPVKAVIYTHSHVDHFGGAAGVITAEDAKSKKIQVIAPEGLVEEAVSENLYAGNAMGRRAIYMYGAGIQNSSAGNLGTGLGPATSLGTSGLIPPNKTISKTGEKLTVDGIEIVFQMAPGTEAPSEMLFYFPQLKALCLSEDATSTMHNLYTLRGAKVRSPMVWANALTTTLDMFGSKADVSFASHHWPRWGNAKVIEHITKQRDMYKFINDQTLRLANQGYDAEEIAEKMELPDELAKEFYNRGYYGSLSHNVKATYQLYLGFYNANPATLHKHPRVEAGKRYVTAMGGAKKVLKIGREAFDKGDYRWAAEVVNHLVYAEPTNKEALRLQAASLEQMGFQAESGPWRDVYLSGAAELRGASKMPTMQFIDTRTLPLSMLIEYTGLHINPEKAQGKKMKIGLSLNNSKEKQVLELNNSVLNIRKMVPGEKVDATYTMSSEDFGSILGGMARSDDLQRNDKLKSDGKTKALDDLVATLDTFDPAFNLVTPVEEKNSKEDRMASAE, encoded by the coding sequence ATGAAGAACTTTTTGAGCAGCACGGCTCTCAGCGCGACTGTATTCGCTTTCACGGCCTCGGTCGCTTCCGCAGCAGATTTACCTGAAGGAAAAGCCACTGAAACTACTAGAAGAATCAACCAAAGCTATAGTAAGATGTTGGATTTTTCGAATAAAGAAGATTTCGAGTTTGCTCAGAAGGGCTTCATTGCCACACTTGACAATCCCGTGATCAAAAATGCTGAAGGTAAAACCGTTTACAATCTGAACGCTTTTAATTTTGTTAAAGACACTGAAGCACCAGATACGGCCAATCCAAGTTTATGGAGACAGTCACAACTGACGCGCATCAATGGACTTTTCAAAGTCACTGACAAGATTTATCAAATCCGTGGTTTTGATGTCTCGAATATGACGTTGATCGAAGGAAAGACCGGTTGGATTGTTATTGATCCATTGATATCCTCAGAAACCGCTGCTGCGGGCTTGAAGTTGGCAAATGAAAAACTGGGCCAGCGCCCAGTGAAAGCCGTAATCTACACTCACAGTCACGTCGATCACTTTGGTGGAGCCGCTGGAGTGATCACGGCCGAAGACGCTAAAAGCAAAAAGATTCAAGTCATCGCACCTGAAGGCCTTGTCGAAGAAGCCGTGAGCGAAAATCTTTATGCCGGAAATGCGATGGGACGCCGAGCGATCTATATGTATGGAGCTGGTATTCAAAACTCTTCAGCTGGAAATTTAGGAACAGGTTTGGGGCCAGCAACTTCGCTGGGCACTTCCGGTCTGATTCCACCAAATAAAACAATCTCCAAAACGGGTGAAAAATTGACGGTGGATGGAATCGAAATCGTATTCCAAATGGCCCCTGGTACTGAAGCCCCATCAGAAATGCTCTTTTACTTTCCACAGCTGAAGGCTCTTTGCCTTTCAGAAGATGCCACGTCAACGATGCACAATCTTTACACGCTACGTGGAGCAAAAGTGCGCAGCCCGATGGTATGGGCGAATGCTTTGACAACTACGTTGGACATGTTTGGCTCAAAAGCTGACGTGAGTTTTGCCTCTCATCACTGGCCAAGATGGGGCAACGCCAAAGTAATAGAGCATATCACCAAACAGCGTGACATGTATAAATTCATCAATGACCAAACCCTACGACTGGCGAACCAAGGTTATGATGCCGAAGAAATCGCAGAAAAAATGGAACTTCCAGATGAATTGGCCAAAGAATTCTATAACCGTGGTTACTATGGTTCTTTAAGCCACAACGTCAAAGCCACATATCAATTGTATCTGGGATTCTATAATGCCAACCCCGCGACTCTTCACAAGCATCCTCGCGTGGAAGCTGGCAAACGCTATGTGACGGCCATGGGTGGAGCAAAGAAAGTCCTAAAAATTGGGCGCGAAGCCTTTGATAAGGGCGACTATCGCTGGGCGGCTGAAGTTGTGAATCACTTGGTATATGCTGAGCCCACAAACAAAGAAGCCCTCAGACTTCAAGCAGCCTCTTTGGAGCAAATGGGCTTCCAAGCTGAAAGCGGTCCATGGCGCGACGTTTACCTTTCGGGAGCGGCTGAACTACGTGGCGCTTCAAAAATGCCAACTATGCAGTTCATCGACACCCGCACATTGCCGCTTTCTATGTTAATTGAGTACACGGGACTGCATATCAATCCTGAAAAAGCTCAAGGCAAGAAAATGAAAATCGGCTTGTCTTTAAATAACTCCAAAGAAAAGCAAGTCCTGGAGCTCAATAACTCTGTTTTGAATATTCGAAAAATGGTGCCAGGAGAAAAAGTCGATGCGACTTACACCATGTCATCAGAAGACTTCGGTTCAATCCTTGGAGGTATGGCAAGATCCGATGACCTGCAAAGAAACGACAAGCTTAAATCAGATGGCAAAACCAAAGCATTGGATGATTTGGTTGCGACATTGGATACTTTTGATCCAGCCTTTAACCTTGTCACTCCAGTTGAAGAAAAAAATTCGAAAGAAGATCGCATGGCCAGTGCTGAATAA
- a CDS encoding ABC transporter substrate-binding protein produces MISSRWIFLLALLFSGPSQAETITLVGEDDWAPYSSATQDYKDVQGLAPDIVRAAFKSQGVTAIIRPMPFTRCMMEVDKGNSIGCFDTLINQNTKDNYIFHETPLFQADMVIYGRQNEKAGLKLSDLQGKVVGTTIGYTYPSEFIANKSIKTENGPNEKSQLQKVAAGRIQYAVLWGLTGESILEKNPELRQKVKALGRVSRDSLYVNFSKKHKDGSKYAAIFEKGMQTIIANGTYQKIESEFRKKYRHYE; encoded by the coding sequence ATGATCTCTTCTCGTTGGATATTTCTTCTTGCATTGCTTTTTTCGGGACCATCCCAGGCCGAAACCATCACCCTGGTGGGGGAAGACGACTGGGCACCATACTCCTCCGCCACTCAGGATTATAAAGACGTTCAGGGACTTGCGCCCGATATCGTGCGTGCGGCTTTTAAGTCACAAGGTGTGACGGCAATCATACGCCCTATGCCTTTTACTCGCTGTATGATGGAGGTCGACAAAGGCAACTCTATTGGTTGCTTTGACACTCTGATCAATCAGAACACCAAAGATAATTATATCTTTCATGAGACCCCCTTGTTCCAAGCGGATATGGTTATTTATGGCCGCCAAAATGAAAAAGCGGGCTTAAAGCTTTCGGATCTTCAGGGTAAAGTGGTTGGAACTACAATTGGTTACACGTACCCTTCAGAATTTATCGCGAACAAGAGCATCAAAACGGAAAACGGGCCGAATGAAAAATCCCAGCTGCAAAAAGTGGCAGCCGGTCGCATTCAATACGCCGTCCTGTGGGGCTTAACGGGAGAGTCGATTCTGGAAAAGAACCCAGAACTAAGGCAGAAAGTAAAAGCCTTGGGAAGAGTTTCCCGAGATTCCTTGTACGTAAACTTCTCGAAAAAACACAAAGACGGTTCTAAATACGCAGCCATCTTTGAAAAGGGAATGCAAACCATCATTGCCAATGGAACTTATCAAAAAATCGAATCTGAGTTCCGCAAAAAATATCGCCACTACGAATAA
- a CDS encoding TonB-dependent siderophore receptor — translation MKIPFLLVSAILGGLSFEARGQEASAAIQLQPVLVSETADTDASVLGFPGFTLQEVPLSASSYDDGDLQKNQIHRLSDLTTLDASLTDSYNATGYWDMVSIRGYTLDNRNNFRREGLPINAETSIPLDNKADVQILKGLSGVQAGISAPGGLINYLVKRPTGKRFINVRSDASDSGNFLVSADAGGLHQSNENLSYRFNVAREYLSPHLENAKGTRTLLAGAVSYRLGKASLLDIELEWSQRSQPSQAGMSLLGFSLPVVSDPNINLNNQSWSQPVKFAALTGTLRYTQMFTENLNWVTSLGGQNLVNGDHLAYAFGCTKEGNFDRYCSDGTFDFYDFRSDDEKRDTQALRTSLDGRFQSSRFAHSWNFGVMGWKSKERYQRQAYNFVGEGKVDGSAVVPADPSLTDESTNRDSDNLQVFASDSVNWNSWTGWFGTSWNGSERSSVRTDGSRPTSYYQSFILPWAALSYQFEQFMTYASYAEGMESFVTPNRNTYARPGEFLPDVKSNQYEVGLRGGRDIRWATALFEIHRPVVIDQAPLYQVDGNDVHRGIEVNLQQVLQRWSWNFNGMLLETKREDSSVNPALNGKKAINVPDATVRTGAQYHLLSVAGMSVGGRIVYEGPRAILADNSLTLPGWVRWDAGFGLKKNWGSVPVRAEVLVENLLDRKYWRESPTQYGHVYLYPAAERILTLSFQAEI, via the coding sequence ATGAAAATACCCTTTCTCTTGGTGTCCGCCATTCTTGGTGGATTAAGTTTTGAAGCCCGCGGGCAGGAAGCCTCTGCCGCCATCCAATTACAACCTGTTTTAGTGAGCGAGACCGCAGACACTGATGCTTCTGTGCTTGGGTTTCCTGGATTTACTTTGCAGGAAGTTCCTTTGTCTGCCTCTAGTTACGATGATGGCGATCTTCAAAAAAATCAGATTCATCGTCTTTCAGATTTAACGACTTTAGATGCCTCTTTGACGGATAGTTACAATGCCACTGGTTACTGGGACATGGTTTCAATTCGTGGTTACACGCTCGATAATCGCAATAACTTTCGCCGGGAAGGTTTGCCGATTAATGCCGAAACCTCGATCCCTTTGGACAACAAAGCCGATGTGCAAATATTAAAAGGCCTTTCTGGAGTGCAAGCGGGCATCAGTGCCCCCGGTGGTTTGATCAATTATCTGGTCAAGCGTCCCACCGGAAAGCGATTTATCAATGTGCGCTCTGATGCCAGTGATTCAGGAAATTTCCTGGTGTCGGCGGATGCCGGTGGATTACATCAGTCAAATGAGAATTTAAGTTATCGCTTCAATGTCGCTCGGGAATATCTGTCGCCACATTTAGAAAACGCTAAGGGCACAAGAACATTGCTTGCTGGAGCGGTCAGTTATCGTCTTGGTAAGGCAAGTTTATTGGACATCGAGTTGGAGTGGTCACAGCGTTCGCAACCCAGCCAGGCCGGAATGAGTTTATTGGGTTTCAGTCTGCCTGTAGTATCTGATCCAAATATCAATCTGAACAATCAGTCTTGGTCTCAGCCTGTGAAGTTTGCGGCCCTCACAGGGACTTTACGTTATACTCAGATGTTTACTGAAAATTTAAATTGGGTGACATCACTTGGCGGTCAGAATCTGGTTAATGGGGATCATCTGGCTTACGCTTTCGGTTGTACGAAAGAGGGAAACTTTGATCGCTATTGCTCTGATGGTACTTTTGATTTCTATGACTTTCGCAGCGATGATGAAAAGCGCGATACACAAGCACTGCGCACGTCTCTCGACGGAAGGTTTCAATCATCACGGTTTGCACACTCGTGGAATTTTGGCGTGATGGGCTGGAAATCAAAAGAACGCTATCAACGACAAGCCTACAATTTTGTTGGCGAAGGAAAAGTCGACGGTTCTGCCGTTGTTCCCGCGGATCCATCTTTGACGGATGAAAGCACAAATCGCGACTCTGACAATCTTCAGGTTTTTGCTTCGGATTCTGTAAATTGGAATTCCTGGACGGGATGGTTCGGAACCAGCTGGAATGGTAGCGAGCGCAGTAGTGTGCGCACCGATGGTTCACGCCCGACAAGCTACTATCAAAGTTTTATTTTGCCCTGGGCGGCCTTGTCCTATCAGTTTGAACAATTCATGACTTATGCGAGTTATGCCGAAGGGATGGAGTCTTTTGTTACTCCGAACCGAAATACCTATGCTCGTCCTGGTGAATTTTTGCCGGATGTAAAGTCAAACCAATACGAAGTCGGATTGCGTGGGGGGCGTGATATTCGCTGGGCTACGGCTCTGTTTGAAATTCATCGCCCGGTAGTGATCGATCAGGCGCCTCTTTATCAGGTGGACGGTAACGATGTGCATCGTGGAATTGAAGTAAACTTGCAGCAAGTTTTGCAAAGATGGAGCTGGAATTTCAATGGCATGCTTTTGGAAACTAAACGCGAAGACAGCTCTGTGAATCCGGCTCTGAATGGGAAAAAGGCCATTAATGTTCCAGATGCGACCGTGCGCACAGGAGCACAATATCACTTGCTCAGCGTCGCTGGTATGTCGGTTGGTGGGCGAATAGTTTATGAGGGCCCACGTGCGATCCTTGCGGATAATTCGCTCACCTTGCCGGGATGGGTGCGCTGGGATGCGGGGTTTGGTCTAAAGAAAAATTGGGGATCCGTCCCCGTGAGAGCGGAGGTCTTAGTTGAGAATTTGCTTGATCGGAAATATTGGAGAGAATCTCCCACACAATATGGTCACGTGTATTTGTATCCCGCTGCTGAAAGAATTTTGACTCTGAGTTTTCAGGCGGAAATCTGA